Genomic window (Acidimicrobiales bacterium):
CGGCTCGCCGCGGCCCGCTCGGGCGCCGGCCCCCTCCCGTCGGCCGAGGCCTGCCGGGCCTTCGCCGAGCGCCACTCGTGGGCCGCCGTGGCCGAGCGCCACCGCCGCCTCTACGCCGAGGTCGCCGCCCCCGACCGGCCGATCAGGGTCGTGGTCGTCGACCACACCGCCCAGCCGTCGGGCGCCGAGCTGTCCCTGCTGCGCTTCGTCGAGCACCTCCCCGGCGTCGAGGCCCACGTGATCCTCGGCGCCGACGGCCCGCTCGCCGGCCTCCTGCGGGACGCCGGCGTCCCCGTCGAGGTCCTGCCCATGGACGAGGGCGCGAGGGGCCTGTCGAAGGACGACCTGCGGGCCGGCCGGGTCCCGCTCGCCAGCGTCCGCTCGACCGCCGCCTACGTCCGCCGCCTGGCCCGCCGCATCCGCGAGCTGCGCCCGGACCTCGTCCACACCAACTCGATGAAGGCCCACCTCTACGGCGGGGCGGCCGCCCGGCTGGCCGGGGTGCCGGTCGTGTGGCACGTGCACGACCGGGTGGCCGGCGACTACCTGCCGGCCGGCGCCGTCCGCGTGGTGCGGGGCCTGTCCCGGGTGCTCCCGAAGGCGGCGATCGCCAACTCCCGGGCCACCGCCGCGACCCTGCCGGACGGCGTGCCCACCGTGGTCGTGCACGAGCCGCTGCCGGCGACCGGGCCGGACGCCGTGCCGACCGACCGGGACGGCACCTTCCGGGTCGGCATCGTCGGCCGCCTGTCACCCTGGAAGGGCCAGGACCTGTTCCTCCGGGCGTTCGCGGCCGCCTTCCCGCCGGGGACGCCGGCCGTCGAGGCGGCGGTCATCGGCGGCGCCCTGTTCGGCGAGGACGACGTGGAGGCCGGCCTGCGGGCCATCGCCGCCGACCTCGGCATCGCCGACCGCGTCGACTTCCGCGGCTTCCGGGAGGACGTCGCCGTCGAGCTCGGCCGCCTCGACGTGCTGGTGCACGCCTCGGTCATCCCGGAGCCGTTCGGGATGGTCGTGGTCGAGGGGATGGCCGCCGGCCTGCCGGTGGTCGCCGCCGGCGCCGCCGGCCCGACCGAGGTCATCACCGACCACGTGGACGGGGTCCTCTACCCGATGAACGACGAGGCCGCCCTGGCCGCCGCCCTGCGGGAGCTGCACGGCGACCCCGACCTCCGCCGCCGCCTGGGCGAGGCCGGCCGGGCGAGGGCCGAGGCCTTCCGCCCCCAGGTCCTCGCCGCGGGGATCAGGGAGGCCTACCGCATCGCCGTCGGCCGCTGAGGGTCAGCGGGTGGCGTCGAGCCAGGCGACGGTCGGCTCGATCCAGTCCAGAACTTTTGTACTCTACGACCACTCCCGGCGTCGACTACTTCGGAGGACACATGAGTCCGCTTCCGGTGGAGTGGGGCAACGTCGCAGAGTTGCTGCAAGCGGGTGGCGGGCTGGCGCAGCTGGCCCATGCCGTCCGCTCCGAGCACCGTCGGCGCAAGGAGGACTTCGCTCGCAGATTGGAGGCCGAGAGCCAACTCACAGTCGGCCAGATCGCGGAACTCATCGCAGACGATCTGAGTCGAATACTTTTATTGGAGAGGGCGCTCGCTATCGCTGACGATGCCGCGAGCGCGGAGAAGCGTCGAGTTCTCGCGCGCGTCGTCGCCGACGCATTGAAGAACCAAGACATGCCACTCGAAGAAGCGGACCTCCTCCTTAACACAATTCGCGACCTCGAAGCATACCATATCGCACTCCTTGTAAAACTTGCTACGCCGACCCCTGGAGGAGGAGCGCTCTCTGGCACTGCCCTTGAGGGCGCCTTCAGTGAATACGAGTTGGGCAAGGCGCTCCCTGAGGATCAACAAGATCTCCTGGGGCCAGTACTGGCAGGTCTCGAACGACAGGATCTCATACGGCTACAGTCTGCGTCCTCTGGTCCTGAGAGGTGTTGGGCGGCTAGTGATTATGGCCGTCGCTTCCTCCGTTACCTACCGCCTGAGGAGCAGCCGGCGATGGCGCTACTCCTTCGTGCGGAGATTGCTGTCCGCTGGGAAGGGCCACCGTCGCCAGCCATTGTCATAAGAAACCTTGGACCAGGTACAGCGAAGATCAAGTACTTCAAGTATCCAGCGGGAATTCTGGTCGACCCGTTTCCAGGACCATTCACTCTGCGCGCTGGACGTGAGCGGTCGCTTTCTGCCCACGACCGATCGGGGCAGACACGCTTCCATGTGAAGGTGACGTGGCAGGACGAAACGGGCCTGCGGGAGTGGTCGGGTAAAGTATCGTCGCGTCAGCGTGCTATCGGCGGCAGCTCAGCACCGTGAGTCCGCGCAAGAGAGCGCACGCCGGGGACATGGCGACGGGCCGCTGAGGGTCAGCGGGTGGCGTCGAGCCAGGCGACGGTCGGCTCGATCCAGTCCAGAAGCCGGTGGAGCTCCTCGCCGGTGAGGTCCTTGCCGTACTCGTGGATCTTCTCGGGCTCGTACTCGGAGTGGAAGGCGTCCCACACCTCGGTGGCGTCGCCCAGCTCGCAGAACTCGACGATCTCCTTCAGGGTCTCGGGCGTCAGCTCGTCGACCCGGCACTCGAGGTAGCGGTCGGGGCCGAGCTCGCGCCCGGCCCGGCAGGCCAGCTCCACGCACATCCGCCACTGCAGGGCGCACACCTCGAGCAGGTCGAGGTCGCGCACGAGCCCCTCGATGCCCGGCAGCCGCGGCCCCCACACCCGCTGGCCGACGACCTTGGAGAACCGGGCCGGCGCCATCTGCCGCGCGAACTCGCCGGCGTAGCGGGGCACCGAGCGCCAGTCGACCTCCCGGAGGTGGCGGGCCACCCGGTCCCGCTGGCGGGGGGTGCGCACGCCGCGAGGCGTGGTCAACCAGGCCCGGCGGATCGAGGCGACGGCGTCGGGGCCGTTGCGGATGACGTGCACGAACCGGGCGTCGGGGAGCACGGCGTCGACGAAGGGCAGGCGCAGCGAGTTGCTCGGCGTCTTCTCGGTGAGGCGCCGGCCGCCCTGCTCCCGGACGGCGTCCGCCAGCTTCGCCCTGATCCAGGCCCGCACCTCGGGGCGGGCGTCGTCCCTCCTGAGCAGGTCGGACTTCTCGTCGTTGCCGTGCCGCCACAGCAGACGGGGCTCCCGCAGGTAGGCCATGTCGGGGTGGGCCCGCAGCACGTGGGCGACGATGGCGGTGCCCGAGCGCGGTGCGCCCACGATGATGACCGGCTTCTGCAGCAGCTCGTCGTCGGACGGTGACGCCACGGTCCTCC
Coding sequences:
- a CDS encoding glycosyltransferase; translation: RLAAARSGAGPLPSAEACRAFAERHSWAAVAERHRRLYAEVAAPDRPIRVVVVDHTAQPSGAELSLLRFVEHLPGVEAHVILGADGPLAGLLRDAGVPVEVLPMDEGARGLSKDDLRAGRVPLASVRSTAAYVRRLARRIRELRPDLVHTNSMKAHLYGGAAARLAGVPVVWHVHDRVAGDYLPAGAVRVVRGLSRVLPKAAIANSRATAATLPDGVPTVVVHEPLPATGPDAVPTDRDGTFRVGIVGRLSPWKGQDLFLRAFAAAFPPGTPAVEAAVIGGALFGEDDVEAGLRAIAADLGIADRVDFRGFREDVAVELGRLDVLVHASVIPEPFGMVVVEGMAAGLPVVAAGAAGPTEVITDHVDGVLYPMNDEAALAAALRELHGDPDLRRRLGEAGRARAEAFRPQVLAAGIREAYRIAVGR
- a CDS encoding sulfotransferase, translating into MASPSDDELLQKPVIIVGAPRSGTAIVAHVLRAHPDMAYLREPRLLWRHGNDEKSDLLRRDDARPEVRAWIRAKLADAVREQGGRRLTEKTPSNSLRLPFVDAVLPDARFVHVIRNGPDAVASIRRAWLTTPRGVRTPRQRDRVARHLREVDWRSVPRYAGEFARQMAPARFSKVVGQRVWGPRLPGIEGLVRDLDLLEVCALQWRMCVELACRAGRELGPDRYLECRVDELTPETLKEIVEFCELGDATEVWDAFHSEYEPEKIHEYGKDLTGEELHRLLDWIEPTVAWLDATR